In a genomic window of Occallatibacter riparius:
- a CDS encoding ROK family transcriptional regulator, with amino-acid sequence MRLSAPPNGARLPYLPYSFTTRIENRVSADVHESDKKMPKTVEASDSQRLVKPEQRELGILRLIHQGTNYSRLDIAKKTGLSASLITSLVRDLIARGLVTENTPISSFVGRKPIPLEIRGDAGYLVGVDIGSYYSHVVITDLNGRIVHKAQIETGIPDGRVAVLRRVFACVHQAIAVSGVQRDLILGAGVAHSGVIDTENGVVLSFPRPGQMAEWKNIPLQSIFENEFKIPCRLEDSVRTMAIAERVFGLGKEISDFLFIEVGMGIGAAFYFNGELYRGAGGKAGEFGHITVDEDGPLCSCGNNGCLESVASCAAIIEAGRTGIERGVDSRIRDFAGGDLNQISVELIARAASENDSLAFRVLQEAASFIAAGLADLVNLLNPRLVIFGGALFRAAPHLLSDPLKRVIRQRSLEKSANDVQLRVSSLGSEAGALGASRVISVAALERLYRSQLHA; translated from the coding sequence ATGCGGCTGTCCGCCCCGCCCAACGGAGCACGTCTCCCGTATTTGCCTTATTCGTTCACCACGCGAATTGAAAATCGCGTGTCCGCCGATGTTCACGAGAGCGACAAGAAAATGCCCAAGACCGTCGAAGCGAGTGATTCCCAACGCCTCGTCAAGCCCGAACAACGGGAGCTTGGAATCCTCCGCCTCATTCATCAAGGGACAAATTACTCTCGGTTAGACATCGCGAAGAAGACGGGCCTGAGTGCTTCCCTGATCACGTCGCTGGTGCGCGACCTCATCGCACGCGGGCTGGTCACAGAAAACACGCCTATATCCTCATTCGTAGGCAGAAAGCCCATACCGCTTGAGATTCGCGGGGACGCGGGGTACCTCGTGGGGGTCGACATCGGCTCATACTACTCGCACGTTGTGATCACTGATCTCAATGGCCGCATCGTCCACAAGGCCCAAATCGAGACCGGAATCCCCGATGGCCGGGTTGCCGTACTGCGCAGGGTATTCGCCTGCGTGCACCAGGCCATCGCGGTATCTGGCGTCCAGCGAGACCTCATCCTCGGCGCCGGCGTCGCTCATTCGGGGGTCATCGATACCGAGAACGGCGTGGTTCTGTCTTTCCCCCGGCCCGGCCAGATGGCGGAATGGAAGAACATACCCCTGCAATCGATCTTCGAAAACGAGTTCAAGATTCCGTGCCGCCTCGAGGACAGTGTCCGCACCATGGCCATCGCCGAGCGGGTTTTTGGCCTCGGCAAGGAGATCAGTGACTTCCTCTTCATCGAGGTCGGCATGGGCATCGGCGCCGCCTTCTACTTCAACGGCGAGCTGTACCGCGGTGCCGGCGGCAAAGCCGGTGAATTCGGGCACATCACCGTAGATGAAGATGGCCCGCTCTGCTCCTGCGGCAACAACGGGTGTCTCGAGAGCGTAGCCTCGTGCGCGGCGATCATCGAGGCGGGAAGGACCGGCATCGAGCGCGGAGTGGACTCCAGAATCCGCGACTTTGCCGGAGGGGATCTGAACCAGATCAGCGTCGAACTCATCGCGCGCGCCGCAAGCGAAAACGACAGCCTCGCCTTCCGCGTTCTGCAGGAAGCCGCGTCTTTCATCGCGGCGGGCCTAGCGGATTTGGTCAACCTGCTCAATCCGCGCCTCGTCATCTTCGGTGGCGCCCTTTTCCGGGCCGCGCCCCACCTGCTTTCCGATCCGCTGAAGCGCGTCATCCGCCAGCGGTCGCTTGAGAAATCCGCCAACGACGTCCAACTGCGAGTCTCCTCGCTCGGCAGCGAGGCCGGCGCACTGGGCGCTTCCCGGGTCATCTCAGTGGCAGCGCTCGAACGCCTCTACCGCTCGCAGCTCCACGCGTGA
- a CDS encoding HAD family hydrolase, with protein MTTAKYRATPQALIFDFDGVLADTEPLYWRAWCELLKPCNIDFTWADYCRIGRGIRDENMLSSLAELISDPDAMHRLKERLPERKEIVRRWKLAQPPIAEATIALLHSVARRSLGLVTSSDRSDIEPLLHRAGIAECFTACVFGDEITAHKPDPAPYLLMREKLQVSGGIVFEDSDAGLKSAADAGFDVVRVESPDQLPALVHKLLNRDSGGKYNERT; from the coding sequence ATGACAACTGCCAAGTATCGCGCTACCCCACAGGCTCTCATCTTCGATTTCGATGGCGTGCTGGCCGACACGGAGCCCCTCTACTGGAGGGCGTGGTGCGAACTGCTGAAGCCCTGCAACATCGATTTCACATGGGCAGACTATTGCCGCATCGGTCGAGGTATCCGCGACGAAAACATGCTGAGCTCTTTGGCTGAGTTGATCTCCGACCCGGACGCCATGCATCGTCTGAAGGAGAGACTTCCCGAGCGCAAGGAAATCGTGCGCCGCTGGAAGCTCGCACAGCCGCCAATTGCTGAAGCAACGATCGCGCTGCTGCACTCTGTTGCGCGCCGGAGCCTCGGACTGGTCACGAGTTCCGATCGCAGTGACATCGAACCATTGCTGCACAGAGCGGGTATCGCCGAGTGCTTCACCGCTTGCGTATTTGGAGATGAGATCACGGCGCACAAACCCGATCCCGCACCGTATTTGCTGATGCGCGAAAAGCTGCAAGTCAGCGGCGGTATCGTATTCGAAGATTCCGATGCAGGATTGAAGAGCGCGGCGGACGCCGGTTTCGATGTTGTTCGGGTCGAAAGTCCTGATCAATTGCCTGCGCTCGTCCACAAACTGCTCAATCGCGATTCAGGGGGAAAGTACAATGAACGCACTTAG